In Allocoprobacillus halotolerans, a genomic segment contains:
- a CDS encoding NAD(P)-dependent malic enzyme: MKDIYQEALEMHEKAKGKLEVQLKVPLNESHDLSLAYTPGVAEPCRQIAKNKDAVYQYTWKQNSVAVVSDGTAVLGLGDIGPEAAMPVMEGKSILFKKFGQIDAVPICLDTKDPQEIIRIVKAIAPSFGGINLEDISAPRCVEIERTLIDELDIPVFHDDQHGTAIVVTAGLLNALKVVNKKIEDITVVVSGTGAAGSSIIKMIHALGVKEIYGFNINGIVTKEDYDQYDFLTQELTEITNSQAKRMTMAEAMKEADVFIGVSAPGVLIPDMIRSMKENPIVFAMANPEPEIPYQDAIDAGVAVMGTGRSDYPNQINNVLAFPGLFRGALNVKARKISEGMKLAAAYGLASLVDEKELSPTYVIPHALDPRVSEVVAKAVAQKAKEEGLAK, from the coding sequence ATGAAAGATATATATCAAGAAGCATTAGAAATGCATGAAAAAGCAAAAGGAAAATTAGAAGTTCAATTAAAAGTACCATTAAACGAAAGCCATGATTTATCATTGGCTTATACACCAGGTGTGGCTGAACCATGTCGTCAGATTGCGAAAAATAAGGATGCTGTTTATCAATATACATGGAAACAAAACAGTGTTGCTGTTGTTAGTGATGGGACTGCCGTTTTAGGTTTAGGTGATATTGGTCCTGAAGCAGCCATGCCAGTTATGGAAGGAAAATCTATTTTGTTTAAAAAGTTTGGGCAAATAGATGCAGTTCCGATTTGTTTAGATACGAAAGATCCTCAAGAAATCATCCGCATTGTTAAAGCGATTGCACCATCGTTTGGTGGTATTAATTTAGAGGATATTAGTGCACCACGTTGTGTGGAAATTGAAAGAACATTAATTGATGAACTTGATATTCCTGTATTCCATGACGATCAGCATGGAACAGCAATTGTTGTTACAGCAGGTTTACTCAATGCCTTAAAAGTTGTCAACAAAAAAATTGAAGATATTACTGTTGTTGTGAGTGGAACAGGGGCAGCTGGAAGTTCAATTATTAAGATGATTCATGCTTTAGGCGTTAAAGAAATCTATGGTTTCAATATCAATGGTATTGTCACAAAAGAAGATTATGATCAGTATGATTTTTTAACACAAGAATTAACAGAAATTACAAATTCTCAGGCCAAACGCATGACAATGGCTGAAGCTATGAAAGAAGCAGATGTCTTTATTGGTGTGTCTGCACCAGGTGTTTTAATACCTGACATGATTCGTAGTATGAAAGAAAATCCAATTGTTTTTGCAATGGCAAATCCAGAACCTGAAATTCCTTATCAAGATGCTATTGATGCTGGAGTGGCAGTCATGGGAACTGGACGTTCTGATTATCCAAATCAAATTAATAACGTTTTGGCTTTTCCTGGATTGTTTAGAGGTGCTTTGAATGTCAAAGCAAGAAAAATCAGTGAAGGCATGAAATTAGCTGCAGCTTATGGTTTGGCTTCACTTGTTGATGAAAAAGAATTATCACCAACTTATGTCATTCCTCATGCTTTAGATCCACGTGTTAGCGAAGTGGTCGCAAAAGCTGTGGCACAAAAAGCAAA
- a CDS encoding type I phosphomannose isomerase catalytic subunit: MGHILKIQPVFKEMIWGGHKLRDVYGYDIPSDQTGECWAISGHQNGDCMIANGEYQGQTVSSLWQNHRELFGDIQGDQFPLLVKIIDAKNDLSVQVHPNDEYAAKHENSLGKTECWYVLQADEGTKMVMGHHAKTKEEFIQAIENDDYDQLLNSFEINKGDFFYIPSGTLHAICSGSLIYEAQQSSDITYRVYDYHRKDKDGNERQLHVQQSIDVTNVPADLTTNKLFTNSHLDHGSKTRYVESEFFTVDCYRMEGVNTIANDKPFQLVSVLEGEGTLEDMEVKKGDHFIVCSDQKEVTYDGVMTVMITTL; encoded by the coding sequence ATGGGACATATTTTAAAGATTCAACCGGTATTTAAAGAAATGATTTGGGGTGGACATAAACTCAGAGATGTTTATGGATATGATATTCCTAGTGATCAGACTGGAGAATGCTGGGCTATTTCAGGTCATCAAAATGGTGATTGTATGATTGCAAATGGTGAATATCAAGGACAAACTGTTTCATCATTATGGCAAAACCATCGTGAACTTTTTGGTGATATTCAAGGGGATCAGTTCCCTCTATTAGTTAAAATTATTGATGCGAAAAATGATTTATCTGTACAAGTTCATCCTAATGATGAATATGCTGCAAAACATGAAAATTCATTAGGAAAAACAGAATGTTGGTATGTTTTACAAGCTGATGAAGGAACAAAAATGGTAATGGGACATCATGCCAAAACAAAAGAAGAATTTATTCAAGCAATTGAAAATGATGATTATGATCAATTGTTAAATTCTTTTGAAATCAATAAAGGAGATTTTTTCTATATTCCTTCAGGAACTTTACATGCGATTTGTAGTGGTTCATTGATATATGAAGCACAACAATCATCTGATATTACTTATCGTGTATATGATTACCATCGTAAAGATAAAGATGGAAATGAAAGACAGTTACATGTTCAACAGTCTATTGATGTGACAAATGTACCTGCAGATTTAACAACAAACAAATTATTTACAAATAGTCATTTGGATCATGGTTCTAAAACAAGATATGTAGAAAGTGAATTCTTTACAGTAGATTGTTATAGAATGGAAGGGGTAAATACAATTGCAAATGATAAACCTTTCCAATTAGTCAGTGTTTTAGAAGGAGAAGGAACACTTGAAGATATGGAAGTTAAAAAAGGTGATCATTTTATTGTATGTAGCGATCAAAAAGAAGTAACGTATGATGGTGTCATGACTGTTATGATTACAACACTATAA
- a CDS encoding DUF523 domain-containing protein: MKIGVSQCLLGVQCTYNGKSHPVHVIIEMNKNNQVIPVCPEVLGGLPIPRDPAEIQSNDPLIVKTIHHQDVTQEYLTGAKKALDIFIQNDITVALLKFRSPSCGCDGVYDGTFQHRLIEGQGVFAKMCQEHGIQLFHENQIEEFLKYIGKDDDYGTYFKDSTGI, from the coding sequence ATGAAGATTGGTGTCAGTCAATGTTTATTAGGTGTACAATGTACATATAATGGAAAAAGTCATCCTGTTCATGTCATCATTGAAATGAATAAAAATAATCAAGTGATACCTGTATGTCCAGAGGTATTAGGGGGACTTCCTATCCCACGTGATCCAGCAGAGATTCAATCCAATGATCCATTGATTGTCAAAACTATTCATCATCAGGATGTGACTCAGGAATATTTGACAGGAGCTAAAAAAGCTTTAGATATATTTATTCAAAATGATATAACAGTCGCATTGTTGAAGTTTAGAAGTCCAAGCTGTGGCTGTGATGGTGTTTATGATGGCACTTTTCAACATCGTCTCATTGAAGGACAAGGTGTTTTTGCGAAAATGTGTCAAGAACACGGCATTCAACTTTTTCATGAAAATCAGATAGAAGAATTCTTAAAATATATAGGAAAGGATGATGATTATGGGACATATTTTAAAGATTCAACCGGTATTTAA
- a CDS encoding HAD family hydrolase translates to MDSVGVTWGFRGRQELEAAGADYIVDEPKQIMEIIEK, encoded by the coding sequence ATGGATTCTGTAGGTGTAACATGGGGCTTTCGTGGTCGTCAGGAATTAGAAGCAGCAGGTGCTGATTATATTGTTGATGAACCTAAACAAATTATGGAGATTATCGAAAAATGA
- a CDS encoding HAD family hydrolase: MKKGCLFDLDGTLVNSIEDLAFSTNEVLKLHHLPMHDISKYRMFVGNGVKKLMERALGQDHLHLLDECLEEFQQIYRQHCLDHTCPYPGMKELIENLKTKEIKMAVVTNKPHALAIEIVETLFPDTFVAICGQQELYPVKPDPQSTYYALMAMKLDKKDCLFIGDSQVDIDTGYFAVWIL; the protein is encoded by the coding sequence ATGAAAAAAGGTTGTTTATTTGATTTAGATGGAACTTTAGTAAATTCTATAGAAGATTTAGCATTTTCAACAAATGAAGTTTTAAAATTACATCATTTACCAATGCATGATATTTCTAAATATCGTATGTTTGTTGGAAATGGTGTTAAAAAATTAATGGAAAGAGCATTAGGGCAAGATCATTTACATTTGCTTGATGAATGTCTTGAAGAATTTCAACAAATATATCGTCAACATTGTTTAGATCATACATGTCCTTACCCAGGAATGAAAGAATTGATTGAAAATTTAAAAACAAAAGAGATAAAAATGGCTGTTGTGACAAATAAACCACATGCTTTAGCAATCGAAATCGTTGAAACATTGTTTCCTGATACATTTGTTGCTATATGTGGGCAACAAGAACTGTATCCTGTTAAACCTGATCCACAATCAACATATTATGCATTAATGGCTATGAAACTAGATAAAAAAGATTGTTTATTTATTGGTGATAGTCAAGTTGATATTGATACTGGATATTTTGCGGTATGGATTCTGTAG
- a CDS encoding D-alanyl-D-alanine carboxypeptidase family protein encodes MKKIIGILVAFLFAIQIVPVSASDDIQLSLHSNYAYLYDQATQIVYLDQGSQEKIYPASMTKILTVSLALDQIEDVHEKVRISDEDLKGLYEAGASVAGFYAGEQVTYEDLLYGALLPSGADACNALARLTYGSTDGLVTAMNQLVNQLELENSHFTNVTGLHDDNHYTTAYDMAMILHHALENQVFEEVFNARTYTSSMENHTWASSLQRGKNSYNLDISQIDGAKSGFTDEAQLTLASSMTVDGHQFILVTAYAKGQYTQNHVRDAITVCQYLHDNYHEVIVYKKDEDIADYWVFQSFQFHYQYQIPETISLIVDKNLSVNDLQFEIDTSSYLIAPMEKGEKIGTISIYDNQQLLYTFDMHLSQDLSFSMLERVAYYGSIVVIVGGMITVLVVVKRKRSQK; translated from the coding sequence ATGAAGAAAATCATAGGTATTCTTGTTGCCTTTCTGTTTGCGATACAGATTGTTCCTGTATCTGCCAGTGATGATATACAGTTGTCCTTACATTCAAACTATGCTTATTTATATGATCAAGCAACACAGATTGTCTATTTAGATCAAGGCAGTCAAGAAAAAATATATCCGGCCAGTATGACAAAGATTTTAACCGTGAGTTTGGCACTTGATCAGATTGAAGATGTGCATGAAAAAGTACGTATCAGTGATGAAGATTTAAAAGGATTATATGAAGCTGGAGCTTCTGTAGCGGGGTTTTATGCAGGCGAACAGGTTACATATGAAGATTTATTATATGGGGCATTACTTCCATCAGGGGCTGATGCCTGTAATGCTTTAGCGCGTTTGACATATGGTTCAACTGATGGTCTTGTCACAGCGATGAATCAATTAGTCAATCAATTGGAACTGGAAAACTCACATTTTACAAATGTAACTGGACTTCATGATGATAATCATTATACAACTGCTTATGATATGGCTATGATTTTACATCATGCTTTAGAAAATCAAGTTTTTGAAGAAGTTTTTAATGCCCGTACTTATACAAGTTCGATGGAAAATCACACATGGGCATCTTCGCTGCAGAGAGGAAAAAACAGTTATAATCTTGATATTTCACAAATTGATGGCGCAAAAAGTGGGTTTACTGATGAAGCCCAATTAACACTGGCAAGTTCAATGACAGTTGATGGACATCAGTTTATTTTAGTTACAGCATATGCAAAAGGGCAGTATACTCAAAATCATGTTCGTGATGCGATTACTGTTTGTCAGTATCTTCATGACAATTATCATGAGGTGATTGTTTATAAAAAAGATGAAGATATTGCTGATTACTGGGTTTTCCAATCCTTTCAATTTCATTATCAGTATCAGATACCTGAAACGATTTCACTGATTGTTGATAAAAATCTTTCTGTCAATGATCTTCAATTTGAGATAGATACATCTTCTTATTTGATTGCACCAATGGAAAAAGGAGAGAAGATTGGAACTATTTCAATTTATGATAACCAACAATTACTCTATACTTTTGATATGCATTTATCACAAGATTTGTCATTTTCCATGTTAGAAAGAGTAGCTTATTATGGTAGTATTGTTGTGATTGTGGGTGGAATGATAACAGTACTTGTAGTTGTGAAAAGAAAAAGAAGTCAAAAATAA
- a CDS encoding DMT family transporter: MGKNIQGSLLLLLAALIWGSSFIVMKSAVDFLTPAVLLFLRFSLAAILLSLLFIKKIKTLNFQQIKGGLITGSCLFGAYYVQTWGLNYTTPGKNAFLTAVYCAIVPFLVWLFYHKRPDIYNFIAAFICILGIGCVSLDGNLTMNIGDFLTLCGGLLYAGHILLIKKFSEGIDGGAFTSLQFIGGAIVALILALTTENIGIISNIQPSIYLQILYLVVFATALTMFCQTTGQKYTSECNASLILSLESVFGVAFSIAFYGEVLTFKILLGFILIFVAIIISETKLSFLKKGIVK; the protein is encoded by the coding sequence ATGGGAAAAAATATTCAAGGAAGTTTATTATTACTTTTAGCAGCTTTAATCTGGGGAAGTTCTTTTATTGTTATGAAAAGTGCTGTTGATTTTTTAACACCTGCAGTTTTACTTTTCTTAAGATTTTCTTTAGCTGCCATCTTATTATCACTTCTATTTATCAAAAAGATAAAAACATTAAATTTTCAACAAATCAAAGGTGGTTTAATCACTGGAAGTTGTTTGTTTGGAGCTTATTATGTCCAAACATGGGGATTGAATTATACAACGCCTGGTAAAAATGCTTTTTTAACAGCTGTTTATTGCGCAATCGTTCCTTTTCTTGTCTGGTTGTTTTACCATAAACGACCTGATATTTATAATTTTATAGCTGCCTTTATTTGTATTTTAGGAATTGGCTGTGTATCTTTAGATGGCAATTTAACAATGAATATTGGTGATTTTCTAACCTTATGTGGAGGACTATTATACGCTGGACATATTTTATTGATTAAAAAGTTTTCAGAAGGTATTGATGGGGGTGCTTTTACTTCATTACAGTTTATTGGTGGAGCAATAGTCGCTTTGATTTTAGCTTTAACAACAGAAAACATTGGTATTATTTCAAATATTCAACCATCTATTTATCTACAGATTCTTTATCTTGTTGTGTTTGCAACGGCATTAACAATGTTTTGTCAAACGACTGGACAAAAATATACAAGTGAATGTAATGCATCACTTATTTTATCATTAGAATCTGTCTTTGGTGTCGCTTTTTCAATCGCTTTTTATGGTGAAGTTTTAACATTTAAAATTTTACTAGGCTTTATCTTGATTTTTGTAGCGATTATTATTTCTGAAACGAAATTGAGTTTTTTAAAGAAAGGAATTGTGAAATGA